Sequence from the Nitrosopumilus maritimus SCM1 genome:
GACTGCAGCATTTTCATTATCAATGCTACAAGAGATTCAACCAAAAAATGGCATTCAAGGTTTGATCATGGCACCAACAAGAGAGCTTGCAATGCAGATTACAGATGAAATCAAAAAATTTGGAAAATATACAGGAATCAAAGTAGCTACAGTTTATGGAGGGCAAGGCATGGGACTCCAATTAGATGCTCTGGAAAGAGGAGTAGAGATTGTAGTAGCAACACCAGGTAGATTGATTGACCATCTCAAAAGAGGTTCTATAGAGCTTAGAGATGTCACACACATTGTTTTGGATGAAGCCGACACAATGTTGGATATGGGATTTATTGATGATATTGGATTCATTTTAGATTTAGCACCAGAAGATAGAGTAATGTCATTGTTTTCAGCAACAATGCCAACTGAAATTCTCAGATTATCGGAAGAGTATTTGAACAATCCAAAGCAATTCTTGCTAGATGCAGACGATCTTAGTGGAGAAGGAATTGACCAATCATATTTGGTCATTAAAGACAGAGACAAATTCAAGTATCTAATTGACTTTATCAAACCAACAAAAGGCCAAGCCATTGTATTTTGTTCTACAAAGTATAGAACTAGAGATGTTGCAAAATTCCTACATCAAGAAAAATTTGATGCAGTAGCAATAGAAGGGGACATGTCACAACATAGAAGAGAGCAATCTATGGGAAAATTCCGTAGTGGAAAGGCAGACATTCTAGTAGCAACAGATGTTGCATCAAGAGGTATTGATGTTCCTAGAGTAGAATTAGTAATCAATTATGATGTTCCAAATCAGGAAATGGCATATTTCCATAGAATCGGCAGAACTGCAAGAGCAGGAGCAAAAGGTAAAGCAGTAACATTTGTTTCATATTCGTCTGTAGGGGATTGGAACCTCATCAAACGTCAAATCAAAGTTCCAATCAAAGATTTGAATGAGGAAATGGGAATTGAAATTGCAATTCCAGATCCACTAAAAAGACAAATGCCATCAAGAAGATATGGAGGTCAATCAAGATCAAACTATTCTAGAGGGGGTCGTTCTGGAGGATACGGAAGATCAGGAGGAAGACGAGATTCCAGAGATGATAGAGGAGGAGGAAGACGAAGATACAACGATAGAGGAAGTAATAGAAACCACTACGGTGGACGCAGTAGATGGTAACTGTAAAACTTAAAGGCCCGAACTACGTAATTAATTTAAGATAAAGTAATGCACAAAGGATTCATTTTATTAAATTGTGATCTAGGAGCTGAAGAATACATTGTAGATGAACTCAATCAGATGCAAGATGTAAAAAATGCATATCTAACTTTTGGAGCATATGATGTAATTGCAGAGATAGAAACCGAAGAACAAGATGGATTTGAAAAAGCAATTGCAGTAATTAGGAAATTATCCAGGGTAGTCAGCACAATGACACTCAATGTAATTCGTCCCGAATAATTGTTATATGAGAAAAATCTGGATTGAGTAAAATTGCAAAAAATCGATTATGAAGCACCAGTATGGGTACTAAACTACAACAACCCAAAACCACTTTTAGATCATGCCATACACATGCTAGAAAGACACGGGGTAAAGCGAGAAGACATGGAAATTACTGAAACGCCAACTGCAAAAATAGGCTCAATTGTGGTAGAAATTTGGCCTTATGAGTTAGTGATAGGCAGAGTAAGATCAACACGTAATGATTCTTTTATCAGCGGTACAGAATTTACAATTGAATTAAAATTAGACGAAAATGGAAATTACATAGATTATCTTTGAAAAAGAAAAAAATTCAAAATATCATTATCGGAATAGTTGCAATTAGTATCATAGGTGCAATTGCAGGCTACAATTATTCAGCAGATCAAACTAAACAGACAGGATTACAATTTGGAAAAGAATTAGAGCAAATTCAAAACGACGTAACAGAATTGCAATCAAAGTTCTATTCTGAGAAAATTAAATGGGAAGAAGGAGATGTTACAAAAGATGAACTGTTAGAATTCTACGGAACACATTTAGAAGAATTTAATGAAATAATTTCAAAGTATGATGAATTGACTCCACCAAAAGGATTTGGTTTTGAGAGTTCAATAGATTTGTTAAAGCTATCATCAGAAACTCAATTAGCCAGTGATTCTCAATTTATAGAATGGATGAAAACTGGAGATGAATCTGCAAAAGTAAGATCAGATACATTGATTCAAGAATCTTTTAATTATGAATTACAAGGGTTGGTGGAATATTTTTCAGCTAAAACAGGAATTAAAACATATGATGAAGAATTGAAATTTGAAGCCCCACAAAGTGGCTTAACACAAAAGGTAATTCAAGTTGCTGAAAATATGGCAAACAAATGTGATGAGAAATTTAAAAATGAATCAGAAGAATTTGATTCTGATGAAATAGAAGTAGAGTGGTTTAATTGTATAAATGAGGCTAAAAAATGGAAAATAGAGCATCTTCCATAAGAGATAACCAGATCCACATAAACTACTTTAAAGAACAAGACAAAGAATAACTGTGGAAAAAATCTTAATTGTTGGAATTATTTTTGCAAGTATAATGCCATTTGCATTTGCAGATGTGTATATACAAAATGATCAACAATACATCGGGGATGATGGTTCAATCCACATTGTAGGTGAGATTGTAAATAATCTAGACATACCACTAAATCAAATTCATGTACAAATTGATTTGTTTGATGAAAATCAGCAATTAATTCAAACAAAAGAGACAAACTCATTGGTCAATACAATAATGCCTGGGATGAAAGGGCCTTTTGATCTTATTTTAACAAATGGAGAAGCAAAGAATGTTAATTCATACTCTATGGAACTGAATTATCAAGCTAGTCCACCAAAAAGTCAAGTTATTGACATTACTGAATCATCACTTAGTAGAGATAATCACAATAATTTGATGATTACAGGAACTGTAGCAAATAATGGAGAGATTACGGCAAATATGGTATCAGTAATTGCAACACTTTATGACAAACAAGGAAATGTTGCAGCAGTGTCAAGAGTTAATCCTGAACCTGATTACCTACGAGCAGAAGATAGTGCATTCTTTGTATTGTCAGTACCAGACAAAATCCAAACTGAGGAAATTAATGATTATACATTAATTGCAGAATCGGAAGAGTATGCAGCAGTACCAGAGTTTCCTATAAGTACAATTATCTTACTTATACTCACGTTATCTGCATATATTGGAGTTACACGATATTCTGGAAAAATTATAACAAATCTCTTTTCTGCAACAAATCTAAAATAGAAAAAAGTTCTTTTGCCAATTCTTCTTTTTTGAGAGGGGTGGGTTGTGAAAATAAAACAGGAAAAGTTATGGTAAGCATGTCTTGATCAGTATGAGAAATTCGTACTGAATGAAATTTACAGTTTATTTCAGATAATACATCATTCCATTT
This genomic interval carries:
- a CDS encoding Lrp/AsnC ligand binding domain-containing protein, producing the protein MHKGFILLNCDLGAEEYIVDELNQMQDVKNAYLTFGAYDVIAEIETEEQDGFEKAIAVIRKLSRVVSTMTLNVIRPE
- a CDS encoding DEAD/DEAH box helicase translates to MTKFQELGLKEDILKGLNDLGFEEAFPIQEAVIPVLLTGRDVVGQAHTGSGKTAAFSLSMLQEIQPKNGIQGLIMAPTRELAMQITDEIKKFGKYTGIKVATVYGGQGMGLQLDALERGVEIVVATPGRLIDHLKRGSIELRDVTHIVLDEADTMLDMGFIDDIGFILDLAPEDRVMSLFSATMPTEILRLSEEYLNNPKQFLLDADDLSGEGIDQSYLVIKDRDKFKYLIDFIKPTKGQAIVFCSTKYRTRDVAKFLHQEKFDAVAIEGDMSQHRREQSMGKFRSGKADILVATDVASRGIDVPRVELVINYDVPNQEMAYFHRIGRTARAGAKGKAVTFVSYSSVGDWNLIKRQIKVPIKDLNEEMGIEIAIPDPLKRQMPSRRYGGQSRSNYSRGGRSGGYGRSGGRRDSRDDRGGGRRRYNDRGSNRNHYGGRSRW
- a CDS encoding DUF3426 domain-containing protein; the encoded protein is MEKILIVGIIFASIMPFAFADVYIQNDQQYIGDDGSIHIVGEIVNNLDIPLNQIHVQIDLFDENQQLIQTKETNSLVNTIMPGMKGPFDLILTNGEAKNVNSYSMELNYQASPPKSQVIDITESSLSRDNHNNLMITGTVANNGEITANMVSVIATLYDKQGNVAAVSRVNPEPDYLRAEDSAFFVLSVPDKIQTEEINDYTLIAESEEYAAVPEFPISTIILLILTLSAYIGVTRYSGKIITNLFSATNLK